In Streptomyces sp. NBC_00433, a single genomic region encodes these proteins:
- a CDS encoding sigma-70 family RNA polymerase sigma factor: MARADRPGLMPEVVGGPPGAEAARRAASAVWRIESARIVGALARYTGDFALAEDVAQEALAEALVAWARDGAPANPVGWLLATARRRAIDAFRRRSALDERYALLAGRLAEGEFSSGAQAPLGRQDDLPWDPDRVDDDVLALMFTACHPVLSPEARVALTLRVVGGLSTEEVARAFLVPTPTVQARITRAKKTIAAARVPFELPPPEERRERLGAVLSVLYVIFTEGSTATAGDRLLRPDLAYEAVRLARTLAALLPAEPEVHGLLALFELTAARFPARTGPDGEPVLLEDQDRRRWDRSAIRRGLAALSRAIGAGRGLGPYGLQAAIAASHATAPSVRETDWERIVLLYEALGRVAPSPVVELNRAVAVAMAGAPGQALDTVDELAVSGRLSGSYLLPSVRGELLARLGRTAEARAELELAARLCGNARERSVLLRKAAALE, encoded by the coding sequence GTGGCGCGAGCGGACCGGCCAGGTCTGATGCCCGAGGTCGTCGGCGGCCCGCCCGGCGCCGAGGCGGCGCGGCGGGCCGCCTCGGCCGTCTGGCGGATCGAGTCCGCCCGGATCGTCGGTGCCCTGGCCCGCTACACCGGGGACTTCGCGCTCGCCGAGGACGTCGCGCAGGAGGCGCTGGCCGAGGCACTCGTCGCCTGGGCGCGCGACGGCGCCCCGGCGAACCCGGTGGGCTGGCTGCTGGCGACCGCGCGGCGGCGGGCGATCGACGCCTTCCGCCGCAGGTCGGCACTCGACGAGCGGTACGCCCTGCTCGCGGGCCGGCTGGCCGAGGGCGAGTTCAGCTCGGGCGCGCAGGCCCCGCTCGGGCGGCAGGACGACCTGCCGTGGGATCCGGACCGGGTCGACGACGACGTCCTGGCGCTGATGTTCACCGCCTGCCACCCGGTGCTCTCGCCCGAGGCCCGGGTGGCGCTCACGCTGCGCGTGGTGGGCGGCCTGTCCACCGAGGAGGTCGCCCGCGCCTTCCTCGTGCCCACCCCGACCGTCCAGGCCCGGATCACCCGGGCGAAGAAGACGATCGCCGCGGCGCGCGTACCGTTCGAACTCCCGCCGCCCGAGGAGCGGCGGGAGCGGCTCGGCGCCGTCCTGAGCGTCCTGTACGTGATCTTCACGGAGGGCTCGACGGCGACGGCCGGCGACCGGCTGCTGCGCCCCGACCTCGCCTACGAGGCCGTCCGGCTGGCCCGGACGCTGGCCGCCCTGCTGCCTGCCGAGCCGGAGGTCCACGGGCTGCTCGCGCTCTTCGAGCTGACCGCGGCGCGCTTCCCCGCGCGTACGGGGCCCGACGGGGAGCCGGTGCTCCTGGAGGACCAGGACCGGCGCAGGTGGGACCGGTCGGCGATCCGCCGCGGTCTCGCCGCCCTCAGCAGGGCCATCGGCGCCGGGCGGGGCCTGGGACCGTACGGTCTGCAGGCCGCGATCGCCGCCTCGCACGCGACGGCGCCCTCGGTGCGGGAGACCGACTGGGAGCGGATCGTGCTCCTCTACGAGGCGCTCGGCCGGGTGGCGCCCTCACCCGTGGTCGAGCTCAACCGGGCCGTGGCCGTCGCGATGGCGGGCGCACCGGGGCAGGCGCTGGACACCGTCGACGAACTGGCCGTCTCCGGCCGCCTGTCGGGGTCGTACCTGCTGCCGAGCGTGCGCGGCGAACTGCTCGCCCGCCTCGGCCGCACCGCCGAGGCGCGGGCCGAACTGGAGCTCGCCGCCCGGCTGTGCGGCAACGCCCGCGAGCGGTCCGTGCTGCTGCGCAAGGCGGCCGCTCTGGAATGA
- a CDS encoding MFS transporter, producing the protein MTTRSQRRLALAQLANSVGDGAFYVTSALYFTRVAGLSPARVGLGLTLAWAFGSLVGVPLGRVADRRGPRGISVLLALATSAAVGSFLLVRGFAVFVAAACLYTAAQSGLAASRQALLARLVPAGERTGLLARLQSTLNGGLAVGAALGGLALSVGTAAAYRGALALDAVCFLACALLLMRLPRTAPSAAGASVTEAASGAAADSEQTTTAPPVPGIFRDRPYVLVTLLNAILMLRLPLLSLVLPLWITEHTDAPAWVASGLFVLNTLAVTLFQVRAARGVVGLGSAVRAVRLSGLVMLACCAVFALSAGRSAGPATAILVVGAILQVIAEMQQSAGSWQLSFDLAPADRIGEYQGFFGTSVTVARTLGPLVLTTVLLDWGTPGWLLLGGLMAAAAHATGPAARRADRHRPAPRTVGDDGPVRDAELPQPA; encoded by the coding sequence ATGACAACCCGGTCGCAGCGCCGCCTGGCCCTGGCCCAGCTCGCCAACTCCGTTGGCGACGGCGCCTTCTACGTGACGTCGGCGCTGTATTTCACCCGGGTCGCCGGGCTGTCCCCCGCCCGGGTGGGACTCGGGCTCACCCTGGCCTGGGCGTTCGGCTCGCTGGTCGGGGTGCCGCTCGGCCGGGTCGCCGATCGGCGGGGGCCGCGCGGCATCTCGGTGCTGCTGGCGCTGGCCACCTCGGCGGCGGTGGGCTCCTTCCTCCTCGTACGGGGCTTCGCGGTCTTCGTCGCCGCCGCGTGCCTCTACACCGCGGCGCAGTCCGGCCTCGCGGCCTCCCGGCAGGCCCTGCTGGCCCGGCTGGTTCCGGCCGGTGAGCGGACCGGGCTGCTGGCGCGGCTGCAGTCGACACTCAACGGCGGCCTCGCGGTCGGCGCGGCCCTCGGCGGCCTCGCCCTGAGCGTCGGGACGGCCGCGGCCTACCGGGGCGCGCTCGCCCTGGACGCGGTGTGCTTCCTCGCGTGCGCGCTGCTCCTGATGCGGCTGCCCAGGACGGCGCCGAGCGCGGCGGGGGCATCGGTGACGGAGGCGGCTTCGGGAGCCGCGGCCGACTCGGAGCAGACCACGACCGCGCCCCCGGTCCCGGGGATATTCCGGGACCGGCCGTACGTGCTCGTCACGCTGCTCAACGCGATCCTGATGCTGCGGCTGCCGCTGCTCAGCCTGGTGCTGCCGCTGTGGATCACCGAGCACACCGACGCCCCGGCGTGGGTGGCGTCCGGCCTGTTCGTCCTCAACACCCTCGCGGTCACGCTCTTCCAGGTAAGGGCGGCGCGCGGCGTCGTCGGGCTGGGCAGCGCGGTGCGGGCCGTACGGCTGTCGGGGCTGGTGATGCTCGCCTGCTGCGCGGTCTTCGCCCTGTCGGCGGGACGCTCGGCCGGGCCGGCGACGGCCATCCTGGTGGTGGGCGCGATATTGCAGGTGATCGCCGAGATGCAGCAGTCGGCGGGCTCCTGGCAGCTCTCCTTCGACCTGGCCCCGGCGGACCGGATCGGCGAATACCAGGGATTCTTCGGCACCAGCGTGACCGTCGCCCGGACCCTGGGCCCCCTGGTGCTGACCACCGTGCTGCTGGACTGGGGCACACCGGGCTGGCTGCTGCTCGGCGGCCTCATGGCGGCGGCGGCCCACGCCACCGGCCCGGCCGCCCGCCGCGCCGACCGGCACCGCCCGGCTCCCCGCACGGTCGGCGACGACGGTCCCGTGCGGGACGCCGAACTGCCGCAGCCGGCCTGA
- a CDS encoding MmcQ/YjbR family DNA-binding protein: MTPDALKAACLGLNGAAETFPFNPETSVFKVGGKVFAISALEADPLSVSLKCDPEIAVRLRAAHPEITGGWHLNKRHWNTVRLDGSLPDGLVGEMIEDSYDLIVAKLPRAQQLVLDWPGVRKPEER; the protein is encoded by the coding sequence ATGACACCTGACGCGCTCAAGGCCGCCTGCCTGGGACTGAACGGGGCGGCCGAGACCTTCCCCTTCAATCCGGAGACCTCCGTCTTCAAGGTCGGCGGGAAGGTCTTCGCGATCAGCGCCCTGGAGGCCGACCCGCTGAGCGTGAGCCTGAAGTGCGATCCCGAGATCGCGGTGCGGCTGCGCGCCGCCCATCCCGAGATCACCGGCGGCTGGCACCTCAACAAGCGCCACTGGAACACGGTGCGCCTCGACGGATCGCTGCCCGACGGACTGGTCGGCGAGATGATCGAGGATTCCTACGACCTGATCGTCGCCAAGCTCCCGCGCGCCCAGCAGCTCGTGCTGGACTGGCCCGGCGTGCGCAAGCCGGAAGAGCGCTGA
- a CDS encoding HD domain-containing protein, protein MTLVSLDALPVPHSAASAAALEVATAYHSPALLNHSLRAYVWAAARGTAEGIAFDPELLYVAALLHDIGLVPAFDSHTVPFEEAGGHVARVFAAGAGWPAERRTRLSDVIVRHMWPRVEVSDDPEGHLLARATATEIVGKDAGDHPPAFRAEVLARYPRLDLAAEFLACFRAQAARKPDSSAAHAVRSGLADRMAANPLHD, encoded by the coding sequence GTGACCCTCGTGTCGCTCGACGCCCTCCCGGTGCCCCACAGTGCCGCGTCCGCCGCCGCCCTGGAGGTGGCCACCGCCTACCACTCCCCCGCGCTGCTCAACCACTCGCTGCGTGCCTACGTGTGGGCGGCCGCCCGCGGCACGGCGGAGGGCATCGCCTTCGACCCGGAACTGCTCTACGTGGCCGCGCTCCTGCACGACATCGGGCTGGTGCCGGCCTTCGACAGCCACACCGTGCCCTTCGAGGAGGCCGGCGGCCATGTCGCCCGGGTCTTCGCGGCCGGCGCCGGATGGCCGGCCGAGCGCCGTACGCGCCTGTCGGACGTCATCGTCCGCCACATGTGGCCGCGGGTGGAGGTGTCCGACGACCCCGAGGGACACCTGCTGGCCCGCGCCACCGCCACCGAGATCGTCGGCAAGGACGCCGGCGACCACCCGCCCGCCTTCCGCGCCGAGGTGCTGGCACGCTACCCCCGGCTGGACCTCGCCGCGGAGTTCCTGGCCTGCTTCCGGGCCCAGGCGGCGCGCAAGCCCGACAGCTCCGCGGCGCACGCGGTGCGATCGGGCCTCGCCGACCGGATGGCGGCCAACCCGCTCCACGACTGA
- a CDS encoding glycoside hydrolase family 15 protein yields the protein MSDAGAWTPSSEDYLPIAEHGLIGDLRTVALVGTDSRIDWFCAPRFDSPSIFGSLLDAHKGGHWTISPMCEQASGQQFYFPDTNILITRMLTEDGIVEIQDFMPLVREHDQDHRQRLVRRVVGVRGQLRMQVRIAPRLDYGRAPHQTDALPSGIRFRGDGLTVAVHSDVPLRADGDDAYGQFLVGQGESRLFVLHTADTTDDGPDGTADPAVPEDGDAVDALFNATAAFWHRWLRQCTYTGRWREMVHRSALTLKLLTHEPTGAIVAAPTLGLPEKLGGERNWDYRYVWIRDAAFSLYALLRLGFTDEAQGFIKWLTACLRRTDGSEHGPLRVLYSIDGQSHLPEHVLDHFEGYRGSRPVRVGNDATDQLQLDIYGELIDSIYLFNKYGVGISHDSWMDLCFITDWLLDNWDRADEGIWETRAGRQNHTYSRLMCWVAVERMTRMARQRGLPGDLVRWNIARDKIYREIIDHGWSAEAGTFVQGLDGKPGKPDPARTGKPGQPGEPRPVLDAALLLMPMVKFLSPADPRFRSTMDAIEEQLVMDSLVYRYDPTMSPDGLAGAEGTFSICSFWWVEALTRTGQIDKARLALEKTFTYANHLGLYAEQISVTGEHLGNFPQAFTHLALISAAFNLDRALH from the coding sequence ATGAGTGACGCCGGAGCCTGGACGCCTTCATCCGAGGACTACCTGCCCATCGCCGAGCACGGCCTCATCGGGGACCTGCGGACGGTGGCCCTGGTGGGCACCGACAGCCGGATCGACTGGTTCTGCGCACCGCGCTTCGACTCGCCGAGCATCTTCGGGTCCCTGCTCGACGCGCACAAGGGCGGGCACTGGACCATCAGCCCGATGTGCGAGCAGGCGTCGGGCCAGCAGTTCTACTTCCCCGACACGAACATCCTGATCACCCGGATGCTCACCGAGGACGGCATCGTCGAGATCCAGGACTTCATGCCCCTGGTGCGGGAGCACGATCAGGACCACAGGCAGCGGCTGGTGCGGCGGGTGGTCGGAGTGCGCGGCCAGCTGCGGATGCAGGTGCGGATCGCCCCGCGCCTGGACTACGGCCGCGCTCCGCACCAGACCGACGCCCTGCCGAGCGGCATCCGCTTCCGCGGCGACGGCCTCACTGTGGCCGTGCACAGCGATGTGCCGCTGCGGGCCGACGGCGACGACGCCTACGGGCAGTTCCTGGTCGGGCAGGGGGAGAGTCGGCTCTTCGTCCTGCACACCGCGGACACCACCGACGACGGCCCGGACGGCACCGCGGACCCGGCCGTCCCCGAGGACGGCGACGCGGTCGACGCGCTCTTCAACGCCACCGCGGCCTTCTGGCACCGCTGGCTGCGCCAGTGCACCTACACCGGGCGGTGGCGGGAGATGGTGCACCGCTCGGCCCTGACGCTGAAGCTGCTCACGCACGAGCCGACCGGCGCGATCGTGGCGGCGCCGACGCTGGGCCTGCCCGAGAAGCTCGGCGGCGAGCGCAACTGGGACTACCGCTACGTCTGGATCCGCGACGCCGCCTTCTCGCTCTACGCCCTGCTGCGGCTCGGCTTCACCGACGAGGCCCAGGGGTTCATCAAGTGGCTGACGGCCTGCCTGCGCAGGACCGACGGCAGCGAGCACGGCCCGCTGCGGGTGCTGTACTCGATCGACGGGCAGTCCCACCTGCCCGAGCACGTCCTGGACCACTTCGAGGGCTACCGCGGCTCGCGCCCGGTGCGGGTCGGCAACGACGCGACCGACCAGCTCCAGCTGGACATCTACGGCGAACTCATCGACTCCATCTACCTGTTCAACAAATACGGCGTCGGCATCTCGCACGACAGCTGGATGGACCTGTGCTTCATCACCGACTGGCTGCTGGACAACTGGGACCGGGCCGACGAGGGCATCTGGGAAACCCGGGCCGGGCGGCAGAACCACACCTACTCAAGGCTGATGTGCTGGGTCGCCGTCGAGCGGATGACCAGGATGGCCCGCCAGCGCGGACTGCCCGGCGACCTGGTGCGCTGGAACATCGCCCGGGACAAGATCTACCGGGAGATCATCGACCACGGCTGGAGCGCGGAGGCGGGCACCTTCGTCCAGGGCCTCGACGGGAAGCCGGGGAAGCCGGACCCGGCACGGACGGGGAAGCCGGGACAGCCCGGTGAGCCGCGCCCGGTGCTCGACGCGGCGCTGCTGCTCATGCCGATGGTGAAGTTCCTCTCGCCCGCCGACCCCCGGTTCCGCTCCACGATGGACGCCATCGAGGAGCAGCTCGTCATGGACAGCCTGGTCTACCGGTACGACCCGACGATGTCGCCCGACGGGCTGGCCGGCGCGGAGGGCACCTTCTCCATCTGCTCCTTCTGGTGGGTGGAGGCGCTGACCCGCACCGGGCAGATCGACAAGGCCAGGCTGGCGCTGGAGAAGACGTTCACCTACGCCAACCACCTGGGCCTGTACGCCGAGCAGATCAGCGTGACGGGCGAGCACCTGGGCAATTTCCCGCAGGCCTTCACCCACCTCGCCCTGATCAGCGCGGCCTTCAACCTCGACCGCGCGCTGCACTGA
- a CDS encoding phospholipase C, phosphocholine-specific yields the protein MSDLSRRKFLGAAATVTGAAAVGAASPAAAATSGHGDEHDHGHEQGHTDHRHGDIRDIKHVVVIMQENRSFDHYFGALKGVRGFGDRSTIQLPGGASVWEQPKTPTEGAETQYPWRLSGAKSWSGDTPPSAELGAANYGGTSHGWTDQHGAWYGGLMNGWYYAKGGPTTLGYLDRKDLPFHYALADAYTVGDAYHCSVLSATGPNRTYLWGGTINADKKHGTFTANDGGDERDKFLPWESYAETLQKAGTSWRVYQCADDYGDNGLEYFNTFAKLDPTQGGTAAPGNVYYDNGVKNVPEPATGLAGNADNINAAIRADVLNGTLPQVSWVVNNQFFSEHPVTSPSNGAYFLRGVLEALNADPDVFNSTLVIVNYDENDGQFDHVAPPVPAPGEGDEFVSGTMAQYGVTQPLPVGLGFRVPLILISPWTRGGWVTSEVSDHTSVIQFLEKWTTALGMPAVSPNISKWRRKVSGDLTGAFDFSSPVYGLPHLPDTGELIPETRYTPLPGDNTMPTQEKGTKRARPLPYQPNAHLTGFAHGSAQLAFSNDAPFVTKASHFTVYNNLGGFPTLADYPARFPGQYTVAAKGTATGAGPVGSAEGDTAYDLTVTGPNRFLRRFVGDTAAAGKDLVVEVSYYDGRSTGHPKLKLTLHNNSHKPVTFTGRHNHYVSCAPERVRVAARGSKTWVVDAVDTSDGWYDVTVTADSDHTWSQRFTGHLETGKASVTG from the coding sequence ATGTCCGATCTGTCCCGCCGTAAATTCCTGGGCGCCGCCGCCACCGTCACCGGTGCGGCCGCCGTCGGTGCCGCCTCGCCCGCCGCCGCCGCGACTTCCGGACACGGCGACGAGCACGACCACGGCCACGAGCAGGGCCACACCGATCACCGGCACGGTGACATCCGCGACATCAAGCACGTCGTCGTGATCATGCAGGAGAACCGCAGCTTCGACCACTACTTCGGCGCCCTCAAGGGAGTTCGCGGTTTCGGCGACCGCTCGACGATCCAGCTGCCCGGCGGGGCGTCCGTCTGGGAGCAGCCGAAGACGCCGACGGAGGGTGCCGAGACGCAGTACCCGTGGCGGCTGAGCGGCGCGAAGTCCTGGAGCGGCGACACCCCGCCGAGCGCCGAGCTCGGCGCGGCCAACTACGGCGGCACCAGCCACGGTTGGACCGACCAGCACGGCGCCTGGTACGGCGGCCTCATGAACGGCTGGTATTACGCCAAGGGCGGCCCGACCACCCTGGGCTACCTCGACCGCAAGGACCTTCCTTTCCACTACGCCCTCGCCGACGCCTACACGGTGGGCGACGCCTACCACTGCTCCGTGCTCAGCGCGACCGGCCCGAACCGCACGTACCTGTGGGGCGGCACGATCAACGCCGACAAGAAGCACGGGACCTTCACGGCCAACGACGGCGGTGACGAGCGGGACAAGTTCCTGCCCTGGGAGTCCTACGCGGAGACGCTCCAGAAGGCGGGCACCAGCTGGCGGGTCTACCAGTGCGCCGACGACTACGGCGACAACGGCCTGGAGTACTTCAACACCTTCGCCAAGCTCGACCCCACGCAGGGCGGCACGGCCGCACCGGGCAACGTCTACTACGACAACGGTGTCAAGAACGTCCCCGAGCCGGCCACCGGGCTCGCGGGCAATGCCGACAACATCAACGCCGCGATCCGCGCCGACGTGCTGAACGGCACGCTGCCGCAGGTCAGCTGGGTCGTCAACAACCAGTTCTTCTCGGAGCACCCGGTCACCTCCCCGAGCAACGGCGCGTACTTCCTGCGCGGGGTCCTCGAAGCGCTCAACGCCGACCCCGACGTCTTCAACTCGACCCTGGTGATCGTCAACTACGACGAGAACGACGGCCAGTTCGACCACGTCGCGCCGCCGGTCCCGGCGCCGGGCGAGGGCGACGAGTTCGTTTCGGGCACCATGGCGCAGTACGGCGTCACCCAGCCGCTCCCGGTCGGCCTCGGCTTCCGGGTGCCGCTGATCCTCATCTCGCCCTGGACCCGCGGCGGCTGGGTGACCTCCGAGGTCTCCGACCACACGTCGGTCATCCAGTTCCTGGAGAAGTGGACCACCGCGCTGGGGATGCCGGCCGTCTCCCCCAACATCAGCAAGTGGCGGCGCAAGGTCTCCGGTGACCTCACCGGCGCCTTCGACTTCAGCTCGCCGGTCTACGGGCTGCCGCACCTGCCCGACACCGGTGAGCTGATCCCCGAGACCCGCTACACCCCGCTGCCGGGCGACAACACGATGCCCACCCAGGAGAAGGGCACGAAGCGGGCCCGCCCGCTTCCCTACCAGCCCAACGCCCACCTGACCGGCTTCGCCCACGGCAGCGCCCAGCTGGCCTTCAGCAACGACGCGCCGTTCGTCACCAAGGCCAGCCACTTCACCGTCTACAACAACCTGGGCGGCTTCCCGACGCTGGCCGACTACCCGGCCAGGTTCCCCGGCCAGTACACCGTCGCTGCCAAGGGCACGGCCACCGGTGCCGGCCCGGTCGGCTCCGCCGAGGGCGACACCGCGTACGACCTGACCGTCACCGGGCCGAACCGGTTCCTGCGCCGCTTCGTCGGCGACACGGCCGCCGCGGGCAAGGACCTCGTCGTCGAGGTGAGCTACTACGACGGCAGGTCGACCGGGCACCCGAAGCTGAAGCTGACGCTGCACAACAACAGCCACAAGCCGGTGACCTTCACCGGCAGGCACAACCACTACGTCTCCTGCGCCCCGGAGCGGGTGCGGGTCGCCGCGCGCGGCAGCAAGACGTGGGTGGTCGACGCGGTGGACACCAGCGACGGCTGGTACGACGTGACCGTCACGGCCGACAGCGACCACACCTGGTCGCAGCGCTTCACCGGCCACCTGGAGACCGGCAAGGCCAGCGTCACCGGCTGA
- a CDS encoding glutamate synthase subunit beta, translating to MTDIYGFLKYPRRAVAPRPVEERLGDWNEVYAGQALLPVVSEQAARCMDCGIPFCHNGCPLGNLIPEWNVYAAHGDWEAAAERLHATNNFPEFTGRLCPAPCEDACVLAINAEPVTIKNVEQAIADQIWERGYAEPQPPERLSEKSVAVVGSGPAGLAAAQQLTRQGHTVAVYERSDRIGGLLRYGIPSFKMEKHQLDRRIGQMRAEGTTFRTGMDIGGDVDATDLARRHDAVVVAVGAGEQRELPVPGRSLSGIHQAMEYLTLANHVTEGDRDESPISAEGKHVVIIGGGDTGSDCLGTVLRQGAASAVQLDINPEPEVTRPEAEPWPTYPKVYRISHAHEEARGRAGSDPRVFSAATLRFEGSATGQVRALHLTEVEPGVRRPRPGTERLIPAELVLLALGFSGTERGTGLLEQLGLSLDGRGNIARDGGFGAKPADPADGTDPADGVFVAGDAGRGQSLVVWAIAEGRSAAAAADRYLTGTTALPAPVTPDDSPFTVLCGPSRRPWGTAGRAGRDACRVSR from the coding sequence ATGACAGATATCTACGGCTTCCTGAAATACCCCCGCCGGGCGGTTGCGCCCCGCCCCGTCGAGGAACGGCTGGGGGACTGGAACGAGGTGTACGCCGGCCAGGCGCTGCTTCCCGTCGTGTCCGAGCAGGCCGCGCGCTGCATGGACTGCGGCATCCCCTTCTGCCACAACGGCTGCCCGCTGGGAAACCTCATCCCGGAGTGGAATGTCTACGCCGCCCACGGCGACTGGGAGGCCGCCGCCGAGCGGCTGCACGCGACGAACAACTTCCCGGAATTCACCGGGCGGCTCTGCCCGGCCCCGTGCGAGGACGCGTGCGTGCTGGCCATCAATGCCGAGCCGGTGACGATCAAGAACGTCGAGCAGGCGATCGCCGATCAGATATGGGAGCGGGGATACGCCGAGCCGCAGCCGCCGGAAAGGCTCAGCGAGAAGAGCGTCGCCGTCGTCGGCTCCGGGCCCGCCGGGCTCGCCGCGGCCCAGCAGCTCACCCGCCAGGGACACACCGTGGCCGTCTACGAGCGCTCCGACCGCATCGGCGGGCTGCTCCGCTACGGCATCCCCTCGTTCAAGATGGAGAAGCACCAGCTCGACCGGCGGATCGGGCAGATGCGGGCCGAGGGCACCACCTTCCGCACCGGAATGGACATCGGCGGCGACGTCGACGCCACCGATCTCGCGCGCCGGCACGACGCGGTGGTCGTCGCCGTGGGAGCCGGGGAGCAGCGGGAGCTACCCGTGCCCGGCAGGAGCCTGTCCGGCATCCACCAGGCCATGGAGTACCTGACCCTCGCCAACCACGTCACGGAGGGCGACCGCGACGAGTCGCCGATCAGCGCCGAGGGCAAGCACGTCGTCATCATCGGCGGCGGGGACACCGGCTCCGACTGCCTGGGCACGGTCCTGCGCCAGGGCGCGGCCTCGGCGGTGCAGCTGGACATCAACCCGGAGCCGGAGGTGACCCGGCCGGAGGCCGAGCCCTGGCCGACGTATCCGAAGGTCTACCGGATCTCGCACGCCCACGAGGAGGCCCGGGGGCGGGCGGGCAGCGATCCGCGGGTCTTCTCCGCCGCCACCCTGCGCTTCGAGGGGAGCGCGACCGGCCAGGTGCGTGCCCTGCACCTGACCGAGGTGGAACCCGGTGTGCGGCGTCCCCGGCCCGGCACCGAGCGGTTGATCCCGGCGGAGCTGGTGCTGCTCGCCCTGGGGTTCTCGGGAACGGAACGCGGCACGGGCCTGCTGGAGCAGCTCGGGCTGTCGCTGGACGGCCGGGGGAACATCGCACGCGACGGCGGCTTCGGGGCGAAGCCCGCCGACCCCGCGGACGGGACGGACCCCGCGGACGGGGTCTTCGTGGCGGGCGACGCGGGCCGCGGCCAGTCCCTCGTGGTGTGGGCCATCGCCGAGGGGCGCTCCGCCGCGGCCGCCGCCGACCGCTACCTGACCGGCACCACGGCCCTCCCCGCCCCCGTCACCCCCGACGACAGCCCCTTCACCGTGTTATGCGGCCCTTCCCGCCGTCCCTGGGGGACGGCGGGAAGGGCCGGCCGCGATGCGTGCCGGGTCAGCCGGTGA